One window of the Methanocaldococcus vulcanius M7 genome contains the following:
- a CDS encoding class I SAM-dependent methyltransferase has product MGVKDYYDRLAGVYDNLYRNEYMRIVERRIISEFIDIEDFVLDIGCGTGEHLKILNKAVGLDISLEMSKIAREKSGKFVVVGNAEFLPFKNCSFDAVLSFFGALNHCNLNRAVREVRRVLKDDGVFIFTVANVYDAKWILRNAIRGNFKKIKKAIRKRRGVIVKNIGDEKIRVNTRFYDKNEVEAILKKENFKIICTFGANITGSPLDRFIYKTFLKNFSSYIGFVAKKC; this is encoded by the coding sequence ATGGGTGTTAAAGATTATTATGACAGATTAGCAGGAGTTTATGATAATTTATATAGAAATGAGTATATGAGGATTGTGGAGAGAAGAATAATCTCTGAGTTTATAGATATAGAGGATTTTGTATTAGATATTGGTTGTGGAACAGGAGAGCATTTAAAGATATTGAATAAAGCGGTTGGATTAGATATTTCCTTAGAAATGTCAAAAATAGCAAGAGAAAAGTCAGGTAAGTTTGTTGTAGTTGGAAATGCAGAGTTTTTACCATTTAAAAATTGTAGTTTTGATGCAGTTTTGTCTTTTTTTGGAGCATTAAATCATTGTAATTTAAATCGGGCGGTTAGAGAGGTTAGAAGGGTTTTGAAAGATGACGGTGTTTTTATATTTACCGTTGCAAATGTTTATGATGCAAAGTGGATATTAAGAAATGCTATCAGAGGAAACTTTAAAAAAATTAAAAAAGCTATCAGGAAACGGAGGGGTGTTATTGTAAAAAATATAGGAGATGAGAAAATAAGAGTTAATACTCGATTTTATGATAAGAATGAGGTTGAAGCGATATTAAAAAAGGAAAATTTTAAAATAATCTGCACTTTTGGGGCAAATATAACGGGTTCGCCATTAGATAGGTTTATCTACAAAACCTTTTTAAAGAATTTTTCCTCTTATATCGGATTTGTTGCTAAAAAATGTTAA
- a CDS encoding geranylgeranylglyceryl/heptaprenylglyceryl phosphate synthase has product MDIKIGKVEKKLNQIIEDEGAVYLTLLDPEEENIEEIAENIKDYADAVMIGGSVGVVNLDNTVKKVKKITNLPIILFPGNVDGLSRYADAVFYMSLMNSLNTYWAITAPTLGSITILKYNLEPIPMAYLCIEPARKTAVGYVGEIREIPQNKPKITAMYCLSAKFFGMRWAYLEAGSGAEYPVNNETISMAKKLSDINLIVGGGIRKPEIAYEKVLAGADVIVTGNLLEEDVKAVEMMYDYIKKAGREKLKN; this is encoded by the coding sequence ATGGATATAAAAATCGGCAAGGTTGAAAAGAAATTAAATCAAATAATTGAAGATGAAGGAGCAGTTTACTTAACTTTGTTAGATCCTGAAGAAGAAAATATAGAAGAAATCGCAGAAAATATTAAAGATTATGCAGATGCGGTGATGATCGGAGGTAGTGTAGGAGTTGTTAATTTAGACAACACTGTAAAAAAAGTAAAAAAAATAACTAATTTACCAATAATCTTATTTCCCGGAAATGTAGATGGATTATCAAGATATGCAGATGCAGTGTTTTATATGAGTTTGATGAACTCTTTAAACACATATTGGGCAATCACTGCCCCAACTCTCGGCTCCATAACAATACTAAAATACAACTTAGAACCAATACCAATGGCTTACCTTTGCATAGAGCCAGCGAGAAAAACTGCTGTTGGATATGTTGGAGAAATTAGGGAAATTCCGCAGAATAAGCCAAAAATAACTGCAATGTATTGCCTATCAGCAAAATTTTTCGGAATGAGATGGGCATATTTAGAAGCAGGAAGTGGAGCAGAGTATCCAGTAAATAACGAAACCATATCAATGGCAAAAAAACTTTCAGACATTAATTTAATAGTCGGAGGAGGAATAAGAAAACCAGAAATCGCTTATGAAAAAGTTTTGGCAGGGGCTGATGTCATAGTTACAGGCAACTTATTAGAGGAGGATGTAAAGGCCGTTGAAATGATGTATGACTACATAAAAAAGGCAGGAAGGGAAAAATTAAAAAATTAA
- a CDS encoding 3-dehydroquinate synthase II: MKFGWVKVSGDDWEDKKEIVKMALESSIPVVVADPEDIERIRELGNIKVASHSLDADIVLINKNDNIDFLKEAKNAGKETAIYIPIESKEDEEFASEVARFGFVDNIILEGRDWTIIPLENLIADLFHRDVKIIASVDSVDEAKVAYEILEKGTDGVLLTPKNLEDVKELSKLIEELNKEKIALDVATITKVEPVGSGDRVCIDTCSLMSIGEGMLIGSYSRGLFLVHSETLENPYVATRPFRVNAGPVHAYILCPGNKTKYLSELKAGDKVLVVDKEGNAREAIIGRVKIEKRPLILIEADYKGDIIRTILQNAETIRLVSENGEPISVVDLKPGDRVLIKPDDYARHFGMAIKETIIEK, translated from the coding sequence ATGAAATTTGGATGGGTCAAAGTTTCGGGAGACGATTGGGAAGATAAAAAAGAGATCGTAAAAATGGCATTAGAGTCATCAATTCCTGTTGTTGTTGCAGATCCTGAAGATATAGAAAGGATAAGGGAATTAGGGAATATAAAAGTAGCGTCTCATAGTTTAGACGCAGATATTGTTTTAATAAATAAAAATGATAACATTGACTTCCTTAAAGAGGCAAAAAATGCAGGGAAAGAGACGGCCATATATATCCCAATTGAATCAAAAGAAGATGAAGAATTTGCCTCTGAAGTAGCAAGATTTGGATTTGTTGACAACATAATATTAGAGGGTAGGGACTGGACGATCATCCCATTAGAAAACTTAATTGCTGATTTATTCCACAGAGATGTTAAAATAATAGCAAGTGTTGATTCTGTAGATGAAGCGAAAGTTGCCTACGAAATATTAGAAAAAGGAACTGATGGCGTTCTTTTAACTCCTAAAAACTTGGAAGATGTAAAAGAACTATCAAAATTAATTGAAGAACTAAATAAAGAAAAAATAGCATTAGATGTTGCAACTATAACAAAAGTAGAGCCCGTAGGTAGTGGAGATAGAGTTTGTATAGACACTTGCTCATTAATGAGTATAGGAGAAGGAATGTTAATTGGATCATACTCAAGAGGTTTATTTTTAGTTCATTCTGAAACCTTAGAAAACCCCTACGTAGCAACAAGACCGTTTAGAGTTAACGCAGGTCCTGTTCACGCTTATATACTTTGCCCAGGAAATAAAACAAAATATTTAAGTGAATTAAAAGCAGGAGATAAGGTTTTGGTTGTAGATAAAGAAGGAAATGCTCGAGAAGCAATAATCGGAAGAGTAAAGATTGAAAAAAGACCACTAATACTGATAGAAGCAGATTATAAAGGAGATATTATTAGAACAATCTTACAAAATGCTGAGACAATACGACTGGTTTCTGAAAATGGAGAACCAATATCTGTCGTAGATTTAAAACCAGGAGATAGAGTGTTAATAAAACCAGACGACTATGCGAGGCACTTTGGAATGGCCATCAAAGAAACAATAATTGAAAAATGA
- a CDS encoding FIST N-terminal domain-containing protein — MIYIHKKIENPVKDGIEIGEEIKNKVGNPSLIICITSILDEKKLKDVFSGLKRQISLDNLIGCSAGGTFNGKNYIKEDGILMLVFDEHYKSAVSCEKIGKDPEYTGKQISEKIRSFIRNKYAKLEIDDNFLGFVFFDWDGNSEQEILDVLGRELTIPIIGGTASDDGSFTKFFQIFKGEVVKNCCVFGVVGGRLKYELIYGHGYEPTNIYARVTKAEGKVVYELDGKPAYVRYLEMISEYSKLPVEKIKKYFYRGLKHVGFYFIHPLGLMEVNGNYITAYLEGVKENALVFRRKILEGSFLVLMKTSICRQIASIFEEIKKSNEFNDPLIFINECYAREMLKNKKFLGLENDIPNYLINFYTDNSNFEEYIVEENLVGWLSYGETIAKDLIRFHNNLSFTGVIFEKSQIGSINWKEELKNFDFDDDEIEVIVNLIHKQLTAKELLHLTKLSQTKLYHTLNKLESEGVIKSIGGKPKLYYIDNIKEMLEKTHEKIEHENTIKKIKRKKLLRIL, encoded by the coding sequence ATGATTTACATCCACAAAAAAATAGAAAATCCAGTAAAAGATGGTATAGAAATTGGAGAAGAAATCAAAAACAAAGTGGGGAACCCTTCTTTGATAATCTGTATAACTTCAATATTGGATGAGAAAAAATTAAAAGATGTATTTAGCGGGCTTAAAAGACAAATATCCTTAGATAACCTTATAGGATGCTCTGCAGGAGGAACATTTAATGGAAAGAATTACATAAAAGAAGATGGAATCTTAATGTTAGTTTTTGACGAACACTATAAAAGTGCAGTTTCGTGTGAAAAAATTGGTAAAGATCCAGAATATACTGGAAAACAGATCTCAGAAAAGATAAGATCATTTATTAGAAACAAATATGCAAAATTAGAAATCGACGATAATTTTTTAGGTTTTGTATTTTTTGATTGGGACGGAAATAGCGAACAGGAGATCCTTGATGTATTGGGAAGAGAGTTAACTATTCCAATAATAGGCGGAACTGCATCTGATGATGGATCGTTTACAAAATTTTTTCAAATATTTAAGGGGGAGGTGGTTAAAAACTGCTGTGTTTTTGGAGTAGTAGGGGGTAGATTAAAGTATGAATTAATATATGGCCATGGATATGAGCCGACGAATATTTACGCCAGAGTTACAAAAGCGGAGGGAAAAGTGGTCTATGAGTTAGATGGAAAACCTGCATATGTTAGGTATTTAGAAATGATCTCAGAGTATTCAAAACTCCCAGTAGAGAAGATTAAAAAATATTTTTATAGAGGACTTAAACATGTTGGGTTCTATTTTATTCATCCACTTGGATTGATGGAAGTAAATGGAAATTATATAACGGCATATCTTGAGGGAGTAAAAGAAAATGCACTTGTATTTAGGAGGAAAATATTGGAAGGGAGTTTTTTGGTATTGATGAAAACCAGCATTTGCCGTCAGATTGCTTCAATATTTGAAGAGATCAAAAAATCAAACGAATTCAACGATCCTTTAATATTTATAAACGAATGTTATGCAAGAGAAATGTTGAAAAATAAAAAGTTTTTGGGATTAGAAAATGATATTCCAAATTATCTAATTAACTTCTATACAGATAACTCAAATTTTGAAGAGTATATCGTCGAAGAAAATCTTGTAGGTTGGTTATCCTACGGAGAGACAATTGCCAAAGACCTCATAAGGTTTCATAACAACTTGTCATTCACTGGTGTTATATTTGAAAAATCCCAAATTGGTTCGATAAATTGGAAAGAAGAATTAAAAAATTTTGATTTTGATGACGATGAAATTGAGGTTATTGTAAACTTAATACATAAACAACTAACTGCAAAAGAACTTTTACATCTAACAAAACTCTCTCAAACTAAACTTTACCATACCTTAAACAAGTTAGAAAGTGAGGGTGTGATAAAATCCATAGGTGGAAAACCAAAACTGTATTATATAGATAATATAAAAGAAATGTTGGAAAAGACCCACGAAAAGATAGAACATGAAAATACAATTAAAAAGATTAAAAGAAAAAAACTGCTAAGAATTCTTTAA
- the thrC gene encoding threonine synthase, which produces MLQKCIKCGKTYDVDEIIYTCECGGLLEIVYDYEEIKNKISKETLRKRQIGVWRYLEYLPVKDERKIVTLFEGGTPLYRCKNLEKELGVKELYVKNEGANPTGSFKDRGMTVGVTRANELGVEVVGCASTGNTSASLAAYSARSGKKCIVLLPEGKVALGKLAQAMFYGAKVIQINGNFDDALEMVKQLAREKLIYLLNSINPFRLEGQKTIGFEICDQLNWQVPDRVIVPVGNAGNISAIWKGFREFEATGIIDELPKMTGIQAEGAKPIVEAFKRKAKDITPYKNPETIATAIRIGNPVNAPKALEAIYSSGGYAEAVSDEEIVEAQKLLARKEGIFVEPASASSIAGLKKLLDEGIVDRDERIVCITTGHGLKDPDAAIRASEEPIKIECDIDVLKKILKED; this is translated from the coding sequence ATGCTACAAAAATGTATAAAATGTGGAAAAACTTACGATGTTGATGAAATAATCTACACCTGCGAGTGTGGCGGGTTGTTAGAAATAGTTTATGATTATGAAGAGATAAAAAACAAAATTTCAAAAGAAACATTGAGAAAAAGACAGATTGGTGTTTGGAGATATTTAGAGTATCTTCCAGTAAAAGATGAAAGAAAAATAGTTACACTATTTGAAGGAGGAACCCCCCTATATAGATGCAAAAACTTAGAGAAAGAGCTTGGAGTTAAAGAACTCTATGTAAAAAACGAAGGAGCAAATCCAACAGGGAGCTTTAAAGATAGGGGTATGACTGTTGGTGTTACAAGGGCAAACGAGTTAGGAGTTGAAGTAGTTGGCTGTGCGTCAACAGGAAACACATCTGCTTCATTAGCAGCTTACTCAGCAAGAAGTGGAAAGAAATGTATTGTTTTACTGCCAGAGGGAAAAGTTGCCTTGGGAAAATTAGCTCAGGCAATGTTTTACGGGGCTAAGGTTATACAGATTAATGGAAACTTTGACGATGCGTTGGAGATGGTTAAGCAGTTAGCAAGAGAAAAATTAATTTATTTATTAAATTCAATAAATCCATTTAGGTTGGAAGGTCAGAAAACTATCGGCTTTGAGATCTGCGATCAACTAAATTGGCAAGTTCCAGATAGAGTTATCGTTCCAGTAGGAAATGCAGGAAACATAAGTGCAATATGGAAAGGATTTAGGGAGTTTGAAGCAACAGGGATTATTGATGAGTTGCCAAAAATGACAGGAATTCAGGCAGAGGGTGCTAAGCCGATTGTTGAAGCATTTAAGAGAAAAGCGAAAGACATAACACCTTACAAAAACCCCGAGACGATTGCAACAGCTATAAGAATTGGAAATCCTGTTAATGCTCCAAAGGCGTTGGAGGCAATATACTCATCTGGCGGCTATGCTGAGGCAGTTAGCGATGAGGAGATCGTAGAAGCACAAAAATTATTAGCAAGGAAAGAGGGAATTTTTGTTGAACCGGCCTCTGCCTCATCAATAGCAGGCCTTAAGAAGTTATTAGATGAGGGAATTGTTGATAGAGATGAAAGGATCGTATGTATAACCACTGGGCATGGGTTGAAAGACCCTGATGCTGCAATAAGAGCAAGTGAAGAGCCGATAAAGATTGAATGCGATATAGATGTCTTAAAAAAGATATTGAAAGAAGATTAA
- a CDS encoding DUF1699 family protein — MKKLIAKNKEELIEKIKNCGFEDEIYINLELDRDIAIALLEHCEPKKIFIPKSKYARSSKKVIKALKGVDVEVIPIKAKTGRPTNIDKIIKKYLDKKPKEISEITGINIKTVEYHYYKLRKMKEKKEKKDNH; from the coding sequence ATGAAAAAATTAATAGCAAAAAATAAGGAGGAGTTAATTGAAAAAATTAAAAATTGCGGATTTGAAGATGAGATCTATATAAATTTAGAATTAGATAGAGATATTGCAATCGCGTTATTAGAGCACTGTGAGCCGAAAAAGATATTTATCCCCAAATCCAAATATGCAAGAAGCTCAAAAAAAGTTATAAAAGCGTTAAAAGGAGTAGATGTTGAAGTAATTCCAATAAAGGCAAAGACAGGAAGGCCTACTAATATAGACAAAATAATTAAAAAATATTTAGACAAAAAACCAAAAGAGATCTCTGAGATCACAGGAATAAATATTAAAACCGTAGAGTATCACTACTACAAATTACGAAAAATGAAAGAAAAAAAGGAAAAAAAAGATAATCATTAA
- a CDS encoding type II toxin-antitoxin system VapC family toxin, with the protein MQFHKIKVLDASAIIHGYNPSVEEGDHYTTPEVLEEVESKKILVDQALSFGKLKISTPDPKYIQKVKDIVNKTGDNLSNQDIGILALALQLNAPLYTDDYGIQNVAKKLGIKVIGISFKPTNKNFLWRKVCVGCKKIYPANYEDDVCEICGSPLKRKMVKLRLSKKKSSKKF; encoded by the coding sequence ATGCAATTCCATAAAATAAAAGTTCTTGATGCATCTGCAATAATTCACGGCTATAATCCAAGTGTTGAAGAGGGGGATCACTACACCACGCCGGAAGTGTTGGAGGAAGTTGAATCCAAAAAGATCTTAGTGGATCAAGCACTATCCTTTGGCAAGCTTAAAATTTCAACTCCAGATCCAAAATACATACAAAAAGTAAAGGATATTGTTAACAAGACGGGAGACAATCTCTCTAACCAAGATATTGGAATTTTAGCATTGGCTTTACAGTTGAACGCTCCCCTGTATACTGACGATTATGGTATTCAAAATGTTGCTAAAAAATTGGGAATAAAAGTTATAGGAATATCTTTTAAACCAACAAACAAAAATTTTTTATGGAGAAAAGTATGTGTTGGATGTAAAAAGATCTATCCTGCAAATTACGAGGATGATGTATGCGAGATCTGCGGTAGTCCTTTAAAAAGAAAAATGGTAAAATTAAGATTGTCTAAGAAAAAATCTTCAAAAAAGTTTTAG
- a CDS encoding methionine synthase, translating into MKTTVVGSYPVVLKKEKSFIDKIKSIFGLYDEYHYAIERAVLDQIKAGIDVISDGQVRGDMVEIFTKGMYGFDGKKVIGKVEFVKPITLRDILYAKKIAKSQNPKVEVKGIITGPCTIASSVRVENFYSDNRDENLVYDIAKALRKEVESLKGHVPIIQIDEPILSTGLYDFEIARRAVEMIVEGIDVEFAMHVCGNVYNIIEELNKFPVSILDHEFASNKKNLDILEKIEKKVGFGCVNTKIKKVESVDEIKGLIEEGLEILKNNPHLNKSLGESVYIDPDCGMRLLPIDVAFGKLKNMVEASKEVKIN; encoded by the coding sequence GTGAAGACCACGGTAGTTGGAAGTTATCCTGTTGTATTAAAAAAAGAGAAATCATTTATTGACAAGATAAAGTCAATTTTTGGTCTTTATGATGAATATCACTATGCAATTGAGAGGGCTGTTTTAGATCAGATAAAAGCAGGTATAGATGTTATTAGCGATGGGCAGGTTAGAGGAGATATGGTAGAGATATTTACAAAAGGAATGTATGGTTTTGATGGAAAAAAGGTAATTGGAAAAGTTGAGTTTGTAAAACCAATAACATTAAGAGACATTCTCTATGCAAAAAAGATAGCAAAAAGTCAGAATCCAAAAGTGGAGGTTAAAGGTATAATAACAGGGCCTTGCACAATAGCCAGCTCTGTAAGGGTAGAAAACTTTTATTCAGACAATAGAGACGAAAACTTGGTTTATGATATTGCCAAAGCCCTCAGAAAAGAAGTAGAATCATTAAAAGGCCATGTTCCAATAATACAGATCGATGAGCCGATCTTATCGACTGGATTGTATGATTTTGAAATTGCGAGGAGGGCTGTGGAGATGATCGTTGAAGGAATAGATGTTGAATTTGCAATGCACGTTTGTGGAAACGTTTACAACATAATTGAAGAATTAAATAAATTTCCTGTTAGTATTTTAGATCACGAATTCGCATCTAACAAAAAAAATTTAGATATTTTAGAGAAGATTGAAAAAAAGGTCGGGTTTGGTTGCGTAAATACTAAGATTAAGAAGGTTGAGAGTGTTGATGAAATTAAAGGCCTAATCGAGGAGGGCTTAGAGATTTTAAAAAACAATCCTCATTTGAATAAAAGTTTGGGGGAAAGTGTATATATTGATCCTGATTGTGGAATGAGATTACTTCCAATAGATGTGGCATTTGGAAAATTAAAAAATATGGTAGAAGCAAGTAAAGAAGTAAAAATAAACTGA
- the trmY gene encoding tRNA (pseudouridine(54)-N(1))-methyltransferase TrmY, with product MREFIFKANKTITSPDINLKDLPGSCGRLDLLCRCVSDAFFLSHDIRRDVIFYAILCGQPNPPICIKFVGSELKKVSPDERSIAIFIKKALKKFEEIDEEQRKYWTQSTPGIYVKRADFRDIVLEKLEEGKEVFYLHKDGSNAENFNFTNPVFILGDHIGLSREDEDLLNKLNIKKISISPIELHANHCITIIHNILDKKSQ from the coding sequence ATGCGAGAATTTATATTCAAAGCAAACAAAACTATAACCTCACCAGACATAAATTTAAAGGACTTACCAGGAAGTTGTGGAAGGTTGGATCTACTGTGTAGATGCGTAAGTGATGCATTCTTTTTATCCCACGATATAAGGAGAGATGTAATATTTTACGCGATTTTATGCGGTCAACCAAATCCTCCCATTTGCATAAAGTTTGTAGGAAGTGAATTGAAAAAGGTCTCTCCAGATGAGAGAAGTATCGCAATTTTTATAAAAAAGGCACTAAAAAAATTTGAAGAGATAGATGAAGAACAGAGGAAATATTGGACTCAATCAACTCCGGGAATATACGTGAAAAGGGCTGATTTTAGAGATATTGTATTAGAGAAGTTAGAGGAAGGAAAAGAAGTGTTTTACTTACATAAAGATGGTTCAAATGCTGAAAATTTTAATTTTACAAATCCAGTGTTTATTTTAGGAGATCATATTGGTCTTAGTAGAGAGGATGAAGATCTGCTTAACAAACTAAATATTAAAAAAATATCCATATCTCCAATAGAACTGCATGCAAATCACTGTATAACGATAATACACAATATTCTTGATAAAAAATCTCAGTAG
- a CDS encoding phosphate signaling complex PhoU family protein: MLRGKEATLAGIIRVIIEEEPETQDEIAEKLGISRRYVAKLLKPLIDKGVVKHPYVVDMNKLHTINLEFDENMLMKEIKTTFERMKSTLLTNLDLVHRALKNNDEKLAEDIIIKDYALNKMEEEIRLLLGMDALKYLPGAYANAFATIASNLERLGDYVANIAEEVVHGLKLDKNIEKDVEEIFSLLKEMLIEAIDVVNSKRKETKIYDLEEKLHEKLESLLNKVLESKREELNFYVQFGMFLKDIERFGDRCVNIVDIALELYHNIPRSPIPERLKRGTL, encoded by the coding sequence ATGTTAAGAGGAAAAGAAGCAACGTTAGCAGGAATTATAAGGGTTATAATTGAAGAAGAGCCAGAGACACAAGATGAGATTGCTGAAAAACTTGGAATAAGTAGGAGGTATGTTGCTAAGCTATTGAAACCGCTTATAGATAAAGGTGTTGTTAAACATCCCTATGTTGTAGATATGAATAAACTTCACACCATCAACTTAGAATTTGACGAAAACATGCTAATGAAAGAGATAAAAACAACTTTTGAACGAATGAAATCTACTTTGTTAACTAATTTGGATTTAGTTCACAGGGCATTAAAAAATAACGATGAAAAATTAGCTGAAGATATTATAATAAAGGATTATGCATTAAATAAAATGGAAGAAGAGATTAGATTACTTTTAGGAATGGATGCTTTAAAATACCTTCCTGGAGCGTATGCCAATGCGTTTGCAACCATTGCTTCCAACCTTGAAAGATTAGGGGATTATGTTGCAAATATTGCTGAAGAGGTTGTTCATGGGTTAAAATTAGATAAAAACATAGAAAAAGATGTTGAGGAGATATTCTCTCTACTAAAAGAGATGTTAATAGAAGCGATAGATGTTGTAAATAGTAAAAGAAAGGAAACCAAAATTTACGATCTTGAAGAAAAACTTCACGAAAAACTCGAATCTTTACTTAACAAAGTTTTAGAAAGTAAAAGAGAAGAGTTAAACTTCTATGTGCAGTTTGGGATGTTTTTAAAGGACATTGAGAGATTTGGAGATAGATGTGTAAATATTGTAGATATTGCTTTGGAATTATATCACAACATCCCAAGAAGTCCAATACCCGAAAGATTAAAGAGAGGAACCTTATAA
- a CDS encoding TRAM domain-containing protein, which produces MFNNKGRRNVRDNEIQRNVPVKEGETYTVTIEDMGRGGDGIARVEGFVVFVPETQKGETVNVKITAVKSKFAFAEKI; this is translated from the coding sequence ATGTTTAATAATAAAGGAAGAAGAAATGTAAGAGATAATGAAATACAAAGAAATGTTCCAGTTAAAGAAGGAGAAACCTATACTGTTACTATTGAAGATATGGGTAGAGGCGGAGATGGAATAGCAAGAGTTGAGGGCTTTGTCGTCTTCGTCCCTGAAACACAGAAAGGAGAAACAGTAAATGTTAAAATAACTGCTGTAAAAAGTAAGTTTGCATTTGCAGAAAAAATTTAA
- a CDS encoding phosphatase PAP2 family protein — MDKRILVRLCVYPIAYLLWGGLMWYSQVVHPFDLTNFLFYIPLCNKGFYTTLQTLPYPVIEFFRIIYLYGFSLIIVGGIGYYLFIKRDFLKSDMILVDLALGWLFAGIIYTFVVVKSPFQVGVAKDLVDYHYFWIFTKPTYEIPSLHTAYSLLLALHFKDEKPLNYVFFAMAVLIPIATLIMGMHWIVDVITGVIYGYLIYKFPKTLHKKISEALDFLAGHIKPCVFCGKCKEK; from the coding sequence GTGGATAAAAGAATATTAGTTAGATTATGTGTTTATCCTATTGCATACTTACTTTGGGGCGGTTTGATGTGGTATTCGCAAGTCGTTCATCCTTTTGACCTAACTAATTTTTTGTTTTATATTCCTCTTTGTAATAAAGGGTTTTATACAACTTTGCAGACCCTTCCTTATCCAGTAATCGAATTTTTTAGAATTATATACCTCTATGGTTTCTCTTTAATAATTGTTGGAGGAATTGGTTATTATCTTTTTATAAAGAGGGACTTTTTAAAGAGTGATATGATTTTGGTAGATCTGGCTTTGGGTTGGTTATTTGCGGGAATTATATATACTTTTGTTGTTGTTAAGTCCCCTTTTCAAGTCGGTGTTGCAAAGGATCTTGTTGATTACCACTACTTTTGGATATTTACAAAACCAACTTATGAGATTCCCTCTCTTCATACCGCATACTCGCTTTTATTGGCATTGCATTTTAAAGATGAAAAACCTTTGAATTATGTTTTTTTTGCCATGGCAGTGTTGATTCCAATAGCCACGTTGATCATGGGTATGCATTGGATCGTTGATGTGATAACAGGAGTTATATACGGCTATCTAATATATAAGTTTCCCAAGACATTACATAAAAAAATAAGCGAAGCATTGGATTTTTTAGCAGGACATATAAAACCTTGCGTTTTTTGTGGAAAATGCAAAGAAAAATAG